The nucleotide window GCATTTCTTTGTTCAATTCTTGCTCTGCACGAATCTCATCCAGTAGCTCTTTAGATGCGTAACATTTGTATGCTTTGTCTTCCGCAACCAGCTTATCAACCATTTCGTTGTAACGGTCAAAACGTTGAGTTTGGTAGTAAGGACCTTCATCCCACTCCAGACCTAGCCATTCCATACCTTCCAGAATCGCATCAACCGCTTCTTTAGAGTTACGCTCAAGGTCTGTATCTTCGATACGCAGAACGAATTCACCACCTTGGTTTTTAGCATATAGCCAAGAGTACAGTGCTGTACGAGCACCACCAACGTGTAGATAGCCAGTTGGGCTAGGAGCAAAACGAGTTTTAACCGTCATTTGAGTTCCTTAGGGTTAATGTTCAACGAGAGGGTTCTCGTTGTATTGTCAAGGATAAAAGTGGCGACATTTTACCATCGTAAGTCAATACTACAATCCTTCCGTGTTCATATACCCAAATAACCTCTCGATGCAGGGTTCAACGAAATTAACTTCATTGATAACAAACCTTGACCTTACCCTTGCAGCAAGGTTTAAGCTGATTATATTACGATTAGTGAGGACAAGTTATGAATCAGTTTGTAGTACCGTTATCAGGGCTTAACTGCATGGGCTGTGCAAGGAAAGTAGAGAAAACTTTACATGCAAATCATAGTGTTGAGATCCTCAATTTGTCTCCGACCTCAGCTGAAATTAAAACCGACGCCTCATTAGAAGAAATCGTCAAATCGATTGAGTCGTTGGGTTACCACGCGGGTAACGCTTATGACTTTAATTTGTCAGGATTGAGCTGTGGCGGCTGCGTCAAAAAGCTCTCTGCTTTATTAGAGTCAAATGCAGACGTTATCTCATTTGAAGCTTCGACGACGCAATTAAATATCCGTACTCTCCTTTCTGAGCAGCAAGTCATCGAGCTTGTGGCGAGCTTAGGCTACACCGCGAGTAAAGAAGTCATCACTGGCACCGAAAGTACAGAAGCTAAAAGTGCCGAGCCTGAAGATGACACCCAAGCTGCACAAAGCGAAGCACCAGATAACCCACTGGAAGACATTCCACCAGCCAGCAGCACTCAACTGCAAATGCTAATCCAGGGAATGACCTGCGCAAGTTGCGTTTCTTCAGTCGAAAAAGCACTAACTAAGGTTGAAGGTGTAGAAAAAGCTCAGGTAAATCTTGCTGAACAAAGTGCCTTAGTGTTCGCGACTCAGGATTCAGAAGACTTACACCAAGCGATTGTCGAGTCGGTAAAACAAGCAGGATACCAGGCAGAAATATTACAAGACGCTGCAACGCAACAAGAGAAGCAAGCACAGCAGCAACTGGCACAACAAAAACGCTTTAAATTTGATGCCATTGCAGGCTTGGTGGTTGGTGCGCCTTTAATGTTGTGGGGTGTGGCTGGCGGTAACATGATGATTCGCCACAGCAGTGACCAGTTCATTTGGGGTGCGGTCGGCCTTTTATGTTTGCTGCTTCTGGCAACGGCTGGTCGTCACTTCTTCAGCAACGCTTGGTTAGCGGCGACTCACAAGCGCGCAACCATGGATACATTGGTCGCGTTAGGCACTGGCGCTGCGTGGCTTTACTCCATGCTGGTGGTGACTTTCCCAGACTGGTTTCCGCCAGCGTCGCGCCATGTATACTTCGAAGCCAGCGCGATGATCATCGGTTTGATTTCTCTCGGCCACTACATAGAAGCCAAAGCGAAAGCCAACACGACTCGCTCGTTGCAGGCTTTGATTAACTTGCAGCCACAGCAAGCGACGGCTATTACAGAGAAAGGCGATCAGACCATCAGCGTTGAGCAAATCACGCTGGGCATGAAGCTGAGAATCAAACCGGGCGAAAAAGTACCAGTAGATGGCACCGTACTCGAAGGTGAATCCTACATTGACGAGTCAATGCTAACGGGTGAGCCTGTACCAGTATTAAAAGGACTGGATGCTGAAGTCTCTGCTGGTACGCTCAACACCGACGGTAGCTTGGTCATCAAAGCGACTGGCATTGGTGCCAATACGATGCTTGCGCGCATCATTCGTATGGTTAGAACCGCTCAAAGCAGTAAACCTGCTATCGCCAAATTAGCCGACCAAATTTCAGCGGTATTTGTACCTGTCGTGGTAGGTATTGCCTTACTTGCTGCGCTGGTTTGGTTTGCAGTAGGTCCAGAGCCTAAAGCTAGCTACATGCTCGTGGTGACAACGACCGTACTCATTATCGCCTGCCCTTGTGCATTGGGGTTGGCTACACCACTTTCCGTTACCGTTGGCGTAGGTAAAGCCGCCGAGTTGGGCATCTTAATTAAAGATGCGGATGCACTGCAGTTAGCCAGTAAAGTCGATACGGTCGTCTTCGATAAAACCGGCACGTTGACACAAGGAAAACCATCGGTGCAGCGAGTTTTTACTCACGCGACCAGCCAAGATGAACTGCTTGCTATGGCTTATGCGGCTGAGCGTCAGTCTGAGCATCCACTTGCCAAAGCCGTGTGTGATTTTGCTAAACAACAAGACGCGCAAGAAGTCACGTTAGACAAATTCGAAAACGTCCGTGGACGCGGCATCTTAGCGACTTACCAAGGTAAACCATTGCTGATTGGTTCTTTGCAATTTATGCAAGCCGAGAACATTGACACAAGTAACCTAAAACAAGCGATAGAAGAGAGCGCAGAAAACGCGTGGACGCCTGTCGCTGTGGCTCTGGATAACAAGTTAGTCGGACTGATTGCGATTGCCGATCCAATCAAGTCAGACGCTAAAGAAGCGCTTTCAGCCTTAAAAGCTCAGGGAGTCAAAACCGTGATGTTAACGGGTGATAACCAGCACGTTGCTGATGCGATCGGTAAAGAGCTCGGCATTGATGAAGTGATTGCACAAGTGTTACCAGATGAAAAAGCACGGCATATTGAGCAGCTTCAGTCTAAAGGCCATATTGTGGCGATGGTAGGAGACGGCATTAACGATGCGCCTGCTCTTGCTCTTGCCAACCTTGGTATTGCAATGGGCAGCGGCAGCGATGTGGCGATAGAAAGTGCGCAAATGACGATTCTCAACACATCACCAATGGCCGTGGTACACGCAATTGAGTTGTCGCGCGCCACACTTAAAAACATGAAACAAAACTTGTTTGGTGCCTTTGTTTATAACTCGTTGGGCATACCTGTTGCGGCAGGCGTACTTTACCCAGCATTTGGCTTTTTACTCAGTCCCGTAGTTGCAGGAGCAGCGATGGCACTGTCTTCAATTACTGTCGTTAGTAATGCAAACCGACTACGACTGTTTTCAGTAAAATGACGACTTCTTTCTGAGGGTATTATGAAATTGAAACTTGTAACTTTTGCAATGCTTGCGACCGTATCCGCCAATGTATTGGCAGCCGATGTCATTAACCACAAGTCGCCATATTGTGGCTGTTGTGGTGACTGGACAAAACACATGGAAGAGAACGGCTTTACGGTCGAAGAAAAACTGCATGATGATATTAATGCCATCAAACGCGAATTAGGCATGAACAACCAACAGCTCTACTCTTGCCATACAGCAGAAATAAACGGTTATCTGTTTGAAGGACACGTGCCAGCAGCCGATATTAAAGCCTTCTTGGAAAACCCACCGAAGAATGCGAAAGGTCTGACGGTTCCTGGAATGCCTGTAGGCTCTCCAGGCATGGAGTATGGCGATAAAAAGGACAGTTACACCGTTTACGCTTTCAATGAAAAAGGACAAGTTTCGGCCTTTAGTCACCACAAAGGTAACGACGAATAGAATAAAGCCCAGCTCTTAACACAGATGCTGGGCTTTTTCTTAGCAACTTAATGGACAATTAAGACGAAATCGTTAGAAACCGTAAGAAGCACCAAATACAAAGGCGTTATTCACTAGGCTGTCTCCATTAGCATTTTCTGCGCCATGAGCCTGAGAGCGAAGTTCAAAGTATGGTTGAACGCCTTTACGAGTCCATGTCGCACGGAACTCGTGGTCCATTGTATCGGCATCAATCATGTATACGTTATTGTAGCTTAGTGTCACATCTTCATTCATCACGTAACCAATGCGGTTATCCATGCGGTAGTCCGTATCTGCATCTGCGTCTGTTGCATCAATATGTGCACGCGTGCGGTTGCTCAGAGAAATACCGTTATCGAAGTTGTAACCAATTTTCACCAGTGGACGGTATTGAATATTTTCGCCCGCTGAGAACAAGTGTTGGTAACCTGCTGCAACCCACAGACGATCAGTGATATTAAATGACTGCTCTCCCCCGAGCGTAATGTAAGGTGTTATGTTCCCTGCGCCACCATTTTTGCTTTCTAGTTTGCCAAGTTGAATACCATCAAACTCGGTGTAAACCGTAAAGCCACCAAATGAATTATCGAAAGTATGACCAGCTTCTATTGTAGAAGTCACGTCTGAGCCGTGAATTCGACCATCATCGTGAAATTGAACGTTACCTGTTACGTAAGAAGAACCAGCAAATGCGCTAGAAGCGAAAGCGAGAGAAAGAGCACTCAGTGCAAAAATGTATTTCATAATAACTGCCTTTGTTTATTCACGTTATGTGATGGTTCCACGTTCGTCGGTTCCCTTACATAACAAAATTTGGAATCTGCCTTGGTGGGCAGAGGCAATATTGAAACAATTAATTTTCGATGAAAAATAAATCCTTTAAAAAGGTGATCCTGTTCAAAACTGACGATACAGACCAGACAAAAACCTTCTAAATACAGTTAATTACATTAAATAGAAAAAATCAGTTAAAAATACAACATCCGACCCACATCACAACAAACCGAACAATTAAGAGCAATTTAAGAATCCAGATCACACTCTCAAATTAAATCTGCGCCAAAATCTTTTTTGTTGATGCGAAATAATTAGATTTCGATCACACTTAATTCACGTATAAAAATAAATACCACCTCGCAAAAGCGACGAGTTTACCGTGACAACTTTATCGTGCGCTCTTAGCTTAGACAGCTATTCACATTCAAATGAGTTACCTAAAACCTGTTCTATTCTCAATAAGACATCAAACTTTGGTTTCGGTATAAAGTGATGTACTAATGTGCTTGCAAAATGCTGGATAAAAGGTGCTATCCGGGTTTCATTTCAAGGAAAATAATATGTTTCGCCTCATGACCTTCGTGTCCTCGTTCATCGTCCTCTTTACTTCCTTTTCGTCCAGTGCGGAGCCACAACACTGGTTAGCCAAAAAAGGGGAAACAGAATATATGATCATTGGCTCAGTACATGTGGGGGATAAATCCATGTATCCCTTGCCTAAGAATCTACTCGATCACCTAAGCGAAAGTTCTGGGTTGATCATTGAAGCGGACGTGAGAAGTAGTGAGGGTGCCATTTATCCACCGTTATCTACTCGAACCAAGGCTGTACTGAACAAAGCGGAGCGTCTGCAGCTGATTAAAATAGCCAATGATTTGCAGATTCCGGAAACTCAGTTGTTAAATGCCCCACCTTGGAATGCAGCCCTCGCCATTCAACTCGCGTTGGTGAATAAACTGGGTTATGTATCCACAGAAGGTGTCGATATGCACTTGATTGAACTGGCAGAAAAAAGCGATATTCCTATCATTTCGTTCGAATCAGTGCAGTTCCAAATCGATTTGATTGCTGGCCAACCAGATGAAGGCAAAGAGATGCTACTTTCATCCATCAATGAATATGAAGCAGGAGAGGAACTGGTCGAGTGTCTGATTGAAAGCTGGAAAAGTGGCGATGGTAGCATGTTGGAAGAAGCATCGTTAACTGACAAAGCAACAGAAGAGTTCAATGAAGCCTTTTTGTATTCACGTAATAAAGACTGGGCAGAAAAGCTCGACAACGGCAGCATACTGCCACAAAAGCAAGGCCGCTATACGGTTGTAGTTGGCAGCCTGCATCTCGTTGGTAGAGGCAACTTAATTGATTTGCTGGCCGAGCGAGGTTTTGAAATTACCCCGCTTGGTAATACACGTAAAGCGAAGTGTGATATTTGAAGATAGGAATTAAGGTTCTAGGATCCCAGGTCCTAGAGGGTGCTTGTTGGAATCACTCTGCAAAAATTAAGCTTAGGTCGATGTTGCTCGTGAATACGGAGCGCTTCGCTTACGGAATACTGAATCTGTATTCTGTATTCTGTATTCTGTATTCTGTATTCTGTAGTCCAAAACAACCAACACAAATGCTATAGAGATAACCGAACTTTAAGCGAACTCACCCAGGACCTAGGATCCTAATCCCTAGGACCTTTAGAACGCAAAAAAGGCTCTGTATTTCTACAGAGCATTTTTTAGAAAGTGGTCGGTGAAGAGGGATTCGACGCGGCTGGGCTTCCAGACCCCGACCCTATGCTCCAACACGCACTAAAATGCAAAAAGCCGCAACATTTCTGTTGCGGCTTCTTTTAATGTGGTCGGTGAAGAGCCATATTCTAACGTCAGGCGAACCCCGCTTTGGTTCGAATCCGTTAGTATGAACTCTAAAACGACGAAAGCCTGCTACAAGAGCAGGCTTTCTTAAAGTGGTCGGTGAAGAGGGATTCGAACCCCCGACCCTCTGGTCCCAAACCAGATGCGCTACCAAGCTGCGCTATTCACCGAGATGTTGACTTGGAATCTTGCTAAACCTAGAGGGTGACCCTCTGGTCCGCTATTCCTAACCCCCGAGATGCGTTACCAGCACGCTAATCTTCGAGATGTTTAACTGAGGACTTCTCCCCGCCAACGAGGTGGTATATTACGGATTCTGATCTCAGACGCAAGTGCTTTTTCCAAAAAAATGTAATGTCTTAATCCGTTTGGTGAATAACTGAACACAAGCACGCAAAATGTGACTGACAACCCACAATAAAATACAGTTTATTAACCTCAGCAACATAATTGATCCAGATCAGTGTGCGAAAAAACACCAACAATTAATTTGTGTCTATCGGGAATATCTTGGAGGAAACATATGGACTTTTGGCTTGATCTCCTATTTGGTAATGCAGTAGGTCTATCATCGATGATAGTAATCTTCGGAGCAATCGGTCTGATGTTGTTTTACGGCGGTTTCTTCATGTACAAGATCATGAACGATAAATCTCCTCACTAGATCTCGCTTAGCCCTATAAACGCTTTGCACCGGAGTCGGTTACTTGCCTACTCCGGTTTTTTATTGATCTTTTCCCGCATCTCATTGATATAATCACCTGTACCTATCCTGTTCTTTATGAGATCGCCACTATGTCCCACGATGACGATTTTGAGTTGTTCCAACAAATGATGGGTGATGTAAAGCCAATCACTCAAGACACCGCTGAGCACAAGAAAATTCACCAAGTAACCGATGCACACCTCGCCAAGCGAGAAGCGGCAATATGGTTAACAGAGGACGACCCAGAATACCTCTCTCTCGATCATGCAGAAATGCTCAAGCCCGACGACTTTGTCGAGTTCAAACGTGATGGTGTTCAAGATGGCGTATACCGCAAACTTCGTCTAGGTAAGTACCCGATTCAGGCACGTTTAG belongs to Vibrio sp. STUT-A11 and includes:
- a CDS encoding DUF3149 domain-containing protein, translating into MDFWLDLLFGNAVGLSSMIVIFGAIGLMLFYGGFFMYKIMNDKSPH
- a CDS encoding oligogalacturonate-specific porin KdgM family protein — encoded protein: MKYIFALSALSLAFASSAFAGSSYVTGNVQFHDDGRIHGSDVTSTIEAGHTFDNSFGGFTVYTEFDGIQLGKLESKNGGAGNITPYITLGGEQSFNITDRLWVAAGYQHLFSAGENIQYRPLVKIGYNFDNGISLSNRTRAHIDATDADADTDYRMDNRIGYVMNEDVTLSYNNVYMIDADTMDHEFRATWTRKGVQPYFELRSQAHGAENANGDSLVNNAFVFGASYGF
- a CDS encoding TraB/GumN family protein → MFRLMTFVSSFIVLFTSFSSSAEPQHWLAKKGETEYMIIGSVHVGDKSMYPLPKNLLDHLSESSGLIIEADVRSSEGAIYPPLSTRTKAVLNKAERLQLIKIANDLQIPETQLLNAPPWNAALAIQLALVNKLGYVSTEGVDMHLIELAEKSDIPIISFESVQFQIDLIAGQPDEGKEMLLSSINEYEAGEELVECLIESWKSGDGSMLEEASLTDKATEEFNEAFLYSRNKDWAEKLDNGSILPQKQGRYTVVVGSLHLVGRGNLIDLLAERGFEITPLGNTRKAKCDI
- a CDS encoding copper-translocating P-type ATPase, translating into MNQFVVPLSGLNCMGCARKVEKTLHANHSVEILNLSPTSAEIKTDASLEEIVKSIESLGYHAGNAYDFNLSGLSCGGCVKKLSALLESNADVISFEASTTQLNIRTLLSEQQVIELVASLGYTASKEVITGTESTEAKSAEPEDDTQAAQSEAPDNPLEDIPPASSTQLQMLIQGMTCASCVSSVEKALTKVEGVEKAQVNLAEQSALVFATQDSEDLHQAIVESVKQAGYQAEILQDAATQQEKQAQQQLAQQKRFKFDAIAGLVVGAPLMLWGVAGGNMMIRHSSDQFIWGAVGLLCLLLLATAGRHFFSNAWLAATHKRATMDTLVALGTGAAWLYSMLVVTFPDWFPPASRHVYFEASAMIIGLISLGHYIEAKAKANTTRSLQALINLQPQQATAITEKGDQTISVEQITLGMKLRIKPGEKVPVDGTVLEGESYIDESMLTGEPVPVLKGLDAEVSAGTLNTDGSLVIKATGIGANTMLARIIRMVRTAQSSKPAIAKLADQISAVFVPVVVGIALLAALVWFAVGPEPKASYMLVVTTTVLIIACPCALGLATPLSVTVGVGKAAELGILIKDADALQLASKVDTVVFDKTGTLTQGKPSVQRVFTHATSQDELLAMAYAAERQSEHPLAKAVCDFAKQQDAQEVTLDKFENVRGRGILATYQGKPLLIGSLQFMQAENIDTSNLKQAIEESAENAWTPVAVALDNKLVGLIAIADPIKSDAKEALSALKAQGVKTVMLTGDNQHVADAIGKELGIDEVIAQVLPDEKARHIEQLQSKGHIVAMVGDGINDAPALALANLGIAMGSGSDVAIESAQMTILNTSPMAVVHAIELSRATLKNMKQNLFGAFVYNSLGIPVAAGVLYPAFGFLLSPVVAGAAMALSSITVVSNANRLRLFSVK
- a CDS encoding DUF411 domain-containing protein; this translates as MKLKLVTFAMLATVSANVLAADVINHKSPYCGCCGDWTKHMEENGFTVEEKLHDDINAIKRELGMNNQQLYSCHTAEINGYLFEGHVPAADIKAFLENPPKNAKGLTVPGMPVGSPGMEYGDKKDSYTVYAFNEKGQVSAFSHHKGNDE